The proteins below come from a single Gossypium raimondii isolate GPD5lz chromosome 2, ASM2569854v1, whole genome shotgun sequence genomic window:
- the LOC128034050 gene encoding uncharacterized protein LOC128034050 codes for MLEEECRISLCKPLCEKWSDCLIASLNQSKTAYIELKSEDNASDFRKMQRREREQPIDNFDEGESEGDHLSEQGNPQRFQRNRVPRNRDRPDDNLKNIKMSILPFQGKNDPESYLEWEKKMELVFECHNYSENKKVKLAAIEFSDYAIVWWDQLVTSRRRNGERPISTWAEMKAVMRKRFVPSYYHRELYQRLQNLTQGNRSVEDYYKDMEIAMIRADVEEDREATMARFLAGLNRDIANIVEFQHYVEVMDMVHMAIKVEKQLKRKGPTQTYPTTSTNKWAQGTSKAPNQPKKPFVAAKPNQVSADASKNKNEAVSNHSRDIKCFKCQGRGHIASQCPNRRVMVVRSNGEIESEDEQEEEPEIPMEEGEELELPVEGELLVVKRSLNIQVAKEEQQRDNIFHTRCHVQGKVCSLIIDGGSCTNVASSLLVEKLGLATTKHPTPYKLQWLNDGGELKVTKQARVAFSIGKYQDEVVCDVVPMHAGHLLLGRPWQFDRRVVHDGYINRYSFKHLGRNVTLAPLTPKQEFGDIFPEEVPNGLPPIRGIEHQIDFVPGAAIPNRPAYRSNPEETKELEKQVAELMEKGYIRESLSPCAVPVLLVPKKDGSWRMCVDYRAINKITIKYRHPIPRLDNMLDELSGAQLFSRSI; via the exons ATGTTGGAGGAGGAGTGCCGGATCTCACTTTGCAAGCCATTATGCGAGAAATGGAGCGATTGTTTGATCGCAAGCTTGAACCAATCGAAGACCGCTTATATTGAGTTGAAATCCGAGGACAACGCAAGCGACTTTCGGAAGATGCAAAGGCGAGAACGAGAGCAACCAATTGACAACTTTGATGAAGGAGAATCCGAAGGTGACCACTTGTCTGAACAAGGAAACCCTCAACGGTTCCAACGAAATCGAGTCCCAAGAAATCGAGACCGTCCGGatgacaatctcaaaaatattaagatgtcTATTCTGCCGTTTCAAGGGAAGAATGATCCCGAATCTTACttggagtgggaaaagaaaatggaactcGTCTTTGAGTGCCATAACTACTcggaaaataaaaaggtaaagcTCGCTGCCATTGAATTCTCGGACTATGCGATCGTGTGGTGGGATCAATTGGTGACTAGCCGAAGGAGGAATGGGGAGAGGCCTATCTCTACGTGGGCCGAAATGAAGGCCGTTATGCGCAAGCGTTTTGTTCCCTCCTATTACCATCGGGAGTTGTACCAACGATTGCAAAATCTCACACAAGGCAACCGAAGTGTCGAGGACTACTATAAAGACATGGAAATTGCTATGATAAGAGCCGACGTGGAGGAGGATCGTGAAGCAACAATGGCGAGATTTTTAGCCGGCCTAAATCGGGATATTGCCAATATCGTCGAGTTTCAACACTATGTAGAAGTTAtggacatggtgcatatggcaataaaagttgaaaaacaaTTGAAACGGAAAGGACCCACGCAGACATATCCAACGACCTCTACCAACAAGTGGGCTCAAGGGACTAGCAAAGCCCCCAATCAGCCTAAGAAGCCTTTCGTTGCCGCCAAACCCAATCAAGTAAGTGCCGATgctagcaaaaataaaaacgaggCTGTCTCGAATCATTCTCGCGATATCAAGTGTTTCAAGTGTCAAGGAAGAGGCCACATTGCGAGTCAATGTCCTAATCGACGAGTGATGGTGGTTCGTTCAAATGGCGAGATTGAGTCCGAAGATGAACAAGAGGAGGAGCCTGAAATTCCCATGGAGGAAGGTGAAGAGCTCGAGCTACCCGTTGAAGGAGAATTACTTGTTGTCAAAAGGAGTTTGAATATCCAAGTAGCCAAGGAAGAACAACAACGAGACAACATCTTTCACACCCGTTGCCATGTTCAAGGCAAGGTGTGTAGTTTGATTATTGACGGAGGGAGTTGCACCAATGTCGCAAGCTCTTTGCTTGTTGAAAAACTTGGTTTAGCCACCACAAAGCATCCAACTCCTTACAAGCTACAATGGCTAAATGACGGAGGCGAACTCAAGGTGACGAAGCAAGCAAGGGTGGCGTTTTCCATAGGCAAGTACCAAGATGAGGTGGTTTGTGATGTCGTACCAATGCACGCGGGACATTTGCTATTGGGGCGTCCTTGGCAATTTGACCGGCGAGTAGTCCACGACGGCTATATAAACCGATATTCATTTAAGCACCTTGGAAGGAATGTTACATTAGCTCCTCTCACACCGAAGCAA GAATTTGGAGATATTTTTCCCGAAGAAGTGCCAAATGGCCTACCTCCCATTCGAGGAATCGAGCACCAAATCGACTTTGTGCCCGGTGCTGCAATTCCAAATAGGCCAGCATATAGAAGTAATCCTGAAGAAACGAAGGAATTGGAAAAACAAGTAGCCGAATTAATGGAGAAGGGCTACATCCGTGAAAGCTTAAGTCCGTGCGCGGTTCCGGTATTGTTGGTTCCTAAAAAGGATGGATCTTGGCGAATGTGCGTTGACTACCGCGCTATCAACAAAATCACAATAAAATATCGCCATCCTATTCCCCGCCTCGACAACATGCTTGATGAACTTAGTGGAGCCCAATTGTTTTCAAGATCGATTTAA